The DNA segment ACGGGAAGCTTAGAACAAACCGCGCTGGGATGGGCTGCGTTTATTGGTGACGAAGAAATGGTTGATTATCTCATTTCGCAAGGCGCAAGCCTTTGGGCTACGGATAAAGGCGATGTTTATAATGTTTTTAAATCAGCAGTATTAGGAAATAACGTCAATGTAGTAAAAAAAATTCACGACCTAATGAGAAGTGATATTGAACTCAATAACCAAAGAGTAGAAAGCGATGGTGAAACATTTATAATGATTGCAGCCAGTAATAATCGCCTTGAGACAGTAAAGTACCTTATTTCTAAAGGTGCTGATGTTAACCTTGTTACAACAACGCAAGATAAATCATTGTTTTCTTATAACCACAGCGCGTTAAGTTATGCTTGCCAAAATAATCTTAAAGAGATGCAGAAACTATTGATTAGAAA comes from the Proteus appendicitidis genome and includes:
- a CDS encoding ankyrin repeat domain-containing protein, producing MNIKMFVISLALISFSAQALIINENNPPEYQSFKSNYSDMIELANKSRLPHRIFYTSPSTGENALWFDAVKHGDLNEVKKMLADGQNIEAKDTGSLEQTALGWAAFIGDEEMVDYLISQGASLWATDKGDVYNVFKSAVLGNNVNVVKKIHDLMRSDIELNNQRVESDGETFIMIAASNNRLETVKYLISKGADVNLVTTTQDKSLFSYNHSALSYACQNNLKEMQKLLIRNGAINHITGTTRCH